From Triticum aestivum cultivar Chinese Spring chromosome 4A, IWGSC CS RefSeq v2.1, whole genome shotgun sequence, a single genomic window includes:
- the LOC123084513 gene encoding uncharacterized protein, protein MAAVGAGQQAVVGAVVWVCCGGVGRRAGLQAAVVRGRRGCGWRRSRRSVRRSNRAVAVRGCGWGGCGGGIERRQRNQAATVKSSGGEKTPNSLCGVAANDRNVAQWVAEVLEGTNLARGSDGGVRPSSTRRKKENGRGEQERGRMAASEEGVRVVESCFVKPAADTPRKAIWLSPLDIMLARRGYTPLIHFYRPCVDQTSAQDFFDVTRLKSALGKALVAFYPMAGRLRVDVHGRLEIDCNGKGMLFLVAYSRLTIDDFRDLKPSSKLRRFFVPCMDDSSDILCATQV, encoded by the exons ATGGCGGCGGTCGGTGCGGGGCAGCAGGCGGTGGTCGGTGCAGTGGTGTGGGTCTGCTGTGGTGGTGTGGGGCGGAGGGCGGGGCTGCAAGCGGCGGTGGTACGCGGCAGGAGGGGCTGTGGGTGGCGGCGGTCGAGGCGGTCAGTGCGGAGGTCCAATCGAGCGGTGGCAGTGCGGGGATGCGGGTGGggcggttgcggtggtggaatCGAGCGACGACAGCGCAATCAAGCGGCAACGGTGAAATCGAGCGGCGGCGAAAAAACGCCCAATTCGTTGTGTGGGGTGGCGGCCAACGATCGAAACGTGGCGCAATGGGTGGCGGAGGTGCTGGAGGGCACGAATCTGGCGCGGGGCAGCGACGGCGGGGTGCGGCCG AGTAGCACTAGAAGAAAGAAAGAGAACGGGAGAGGAGAGCAAGAAAGAGGAAGAATGGCCGCCAGTGAGGAGGGGGTGCGGGTGGTAGAGTCCTGCTTTGTAAAGCCGGCCGCAGACACACCAAGAAAAGCGATCTGGCTCTCGCCACTCGACATCATGCTGGCCAGAAGAGGCTACACCCCACTCATCCACTTCTACCGTCCTTGTGTCGACCAAACCAGTGCCCAAGACTTCTTTGACGTGACTAGGTTGAAGAGTGCGCTGGGCAAGGCTCTTGTGGCCTTCTACCCCATGGCCGGGCGGCTCAGGGTGGACGTCCATGGCAGGTTGGAGATCGACTGCAACGGTAAGGGCATGCTCTTTCTTGTGGCCTACTCTCGTCTCACCATCGATGACTTCCGCGACTTGAAGCCATCATCAAAGCTAAGGAGGTTTTTTGTTCCTTGCATGGACGACTCATCCGACATCCTGTGCGCCACCCAGGTTTGA